The DNA window GCCGACGCGAGTCATGGCCTCGCCGACCATTTCGCCGATCTCCTCGTCACGCGACGAGACGGTGGCGACCTGGGCGATGGCGTTCTTGCCCTCGACCGGGGTGGCGGCGGCGAGCAGCGCCTCGGAGACGGCGTCGGCGGCCTTGCTGATACCCGCGCCGAGTGCGATCGGGTTGGCGCCGGCCGCAACGTTCTTCAGACCGGCCTTGACCAGAGCCTGTGCCAGCACGGTGGCGGTGGTGGTGCCGTCGCCCGCAACGTCGTTGGTCTTGGTCGCGACGCTCTTGACGAGCTGGGCACCGAGGTTCTCGAACGGGTCCTCGAGCTCGATCTCGCGGGCGATGCTCACACCGTCGTTGGTGACGGTGGGGCCGCCGAATGCCTTGGCGAGCACGACGTGCCGACCGCGCGGGCCGATGGTGACCTTGACGGCGTCGGCGAGCTGGTCGACGCCGCGCTCGAGCGCGCGCCGGGCCTTCTCGTTGAACTCAATTTGCTTGGACATTGATTCAGCTACTCCTGGATATCAGGGTTTGCGCCGGGGTAAACGCACTCCGCCCCGGGTCCGATGCGGAACTCCGGGGCGGGAGGCGTGAGGCTTACTTGGCGACGACAGCCAGCACGTCGCGAGCCGACAGGATCAGGTACTCCTGGCCGGCGTACTTGATCTCGGTTCCGCCGTACTTGCTGTAGATGACGGTGTCGCCTTCCTGGACGTCCAGCGGAATGCGCTTCTCGCCGTCCTCGTCCCAGCGGCCGGGACCAACGGCGACGACGGTGCCCTCCTGGGGCTTCTCCTTCGCCGTGTCGGGGATGACCAGGCCGGAGGCAGTCGTCGTCTCGGCCTCGTTGGCCTGGACGAGGATCTTGTCCTCGAGCGGCTTGATGTTCACGCTCGCCACGATGAGCCCTCCACTTTCAGGGGTTCGTTGGGCCCGAGGCCGTTCCTCGGACCACGATCAGTTCAGTCACCACGGTGACTCCTCACAAGCCCCGTCGTCGCGGGTGCCGGGACTCGCTCAGCGTCGACTAGCACTCTATACATGCGAGTGCCAGCACTCAAGGGCAACGCCCGCTGGAGTCGTCACGGCTGCCGTCACCCCTCGTTGATCGTGCCGCGGGCTTCGGCGGGAATGTCCTGCAACGGGATCACGTGGCGCACGCGCGAGGTCCGGGTG is part of the Rhodococcus sp. SGAir0479 genome and encodes:
- the groES gene encoding co-chaperone GroES, with the translated sequence MASVNIKPLEDKILVQANEAETTTASGLVIPDTAKEKPQEGTVVAVGPGRWDEDGEKRIPLDVQEGDTVIYSKYGGTEIKYAGQEYLILSARDVLAVVAK